The Glycine soja cultivar W05 chromosome 6, ASM419377v2, whole genome shotgun sequence genome has a window encoding:
- the LOC114414205 gene encoding organic cation/carnitine transporter 4-like codes for MRATLPSESKDRGTDPSRSPLIPATEKKPAGASASEKLCIDEMLQKYCGEFGRWQLKHFILTSLAWALEAFHTMVIIFADREPEWQCLDGAAGSGCDPAAKNVCRFEPGSWKWVGDSTVAEWGLFCGDKFKVGLVQAVFFGGCMIGAGIFGHLSDSFLGRKGSLTVVCALNTVFGTLTAFSPSYSFYVLFRLLTGCSTGGVGLCAFVLATEPVGPKMRGTVGMSTFYFFSSGIALLSAIAYIFPAWRNLYIVSSLSSLVFLVFVLPFVSESPRWYLVRGRKSEAMKIMSTIATSNGNHLPQGVILTMDNQKPLSLPLSPSSLSYHVSVTTTDTCMKEQHLFKDINPLNKLQLSCQVAMTGSLLDVIRTPMTRARLVLAVVINFLCSVVYYGLSLNVVNLETNLYLTVILNAVAEMPAFMITAMLLDRWGRKPLTIGTLWFSGAFCFAGSLVNNVGVWKGVRVVCGILGIFGMAGTYNLLFIYTAELFPTVVRNAALGCATQAAQMGAILAPLVVVLGGSLPFLVFALCGIVGGVFAFYLPETLNQPLYDTLTGMEAKENTAISTKV; via the exons ATGCGTGCGACGTTGCCCAGCGAATCCAAAGACCGGGGCACCGATCCGTCCCGGTCACCGCTCATTCCAGCGACGGAGAAAAAGCCCGCCGGAGCATCGGCATCGGAGAAGCTATGCATCGACGAGATGCTGCAGAAGTACTGCGGCGAGTTCGGGCGGTGGCAGCTGAAGCACTTCATCTTAACGAGTCTGGCGTGGGCGTTGGAGGCGTTCCACACGATGGTTATCATATTCGCGGACCGCGAGCCGGAGTGGCAGTGCCTCGACGGCGCGGCCGGGTCGGGATGCGACCCGGCCGCGAAGAACGTGTGCCGGTTCGAACCGGGCTCGTGGAAGTGGGTCGGGGACTCCACGGTGGCGGAGTGGGGGCTTTTTTGCGGTGACAAGTTTAAGGTTGGACTGGTTCAGGCCGTATTCTTCGGCGGCTGCATGATCG gtGCTGGAATATTCGGTCACCTCTCAGACTCATTTCTCGGAAGAAAAGGGTCACTCACAGTGGTCTGTGCCCTAAACACCGTATTTGGAACCCTAACGGCCTTTTCTCCCAGCTACTCCTTCTATGTCCTCTTCCGCCTCCTCACCGGCTGCAGCACCGGTGGTGTCGGCCTCTGTGCCTTCGTCCTCGCCACCGAGCCGGTGGGCCCCAAAATGCGCGGTACGGTCGGCATGTCCACCTTCTACTTCTTCTCCTCCGGCATTGCCCTCCTCTCCGCCATCGCCTACATCTTCCCCGCGTGGCGCAATCTCTACATAGTCTCCTCCCTCTCCTCCCTCGTCTTCCTCGTCTTCGTCCTCCCCTTCGTCTCGGAGTCCCCGAGATGGTACCTCGTACGAGGAAGAAAATCGGAGGCCATGAAAATCATGTCCACCATCGCCACCTCCAATGGTAACCACCTTCCACAAGGTGTTATTCTCACCATGGACAACCAAAAACCATTATCATTACCATTATCACCATCATCATTATCATATCATGTGTCAGTGACAACCACTGACACGTGCATGAAAGAACaacatttatttaaagatattaatcCCTTAAATAAACTTCAGTTATCATGTCAGGTGGCAATGACGGGATCTTTACTTGACGTGATCCGCACGCCAATGACACGTGCCCGATTAGTCCTCGCTGTTGTTATCAACTTCTTATGCTCCGTTGTGTACTATGGATTAAGCCTCAACGTGGTGAACCTCGAGACCAACCTCTACCTCACGGTGATCCTCAACGCTGTCGCGGAGATGCCGGCGTTTATGATAACGGCGATGTTACTCGACCGGTGGGGGAGGAAGCCGTTAACCATAGGAACCTTATGGTTCAGCGGTGCATTTTGCTTTGCGGGGAGCTTGGTGAACAACGTTGGGGTGTGGAAAGGTGTGAGAGTGGTGTGTGGGATTTTGGGGATTTTTGGGATGGCGGGGACTTATAATTTGTTGTTTATTTACACGGCGGAGCTGTTCCCGACGGTGGTGAGGAACGCCGCGCTCGGCTGCGCGACGCAGGCGGCGCAGATGGGTGCCATACTGGCGCCGCTGGTTGTCGTTTTGGGTGGGTCGTTGCCGTTTTTGGTGTTCGCTTTGTGCGGAATAGTTGGGGGCGTTTTCGCGTTTTATCTGCCAGAGACCCTGAACCAACCTCTCTATGATACGTTAACTGGAATGGAGGCCAAGGAAAATACTGCTATCTCAACCAAAGTATGA
- the LOC114417012 gene encoding uncharacterized protein LOC114417012 isoform X2: MTKYGAFMSFRGTETCYDIAASLYKALLREGVHTFNDDQSLNIGEPIQPALFNAIEGSRVFYVVISKGYASSIGCLQELARICYCVETSPRRVLPIFYDVDPSEVRKQIGCFGKAFAKHEERFRGDNETLEEVQRWREALTRVANRSGWVIGNESYCVHIPEMVRKKHLSLLPSTSGIALASSTIMHAIRTYDVFVSFRGLDTRNNFAALLLQALHRNGIDAFNDNVHVMKGEFIESELYKAIDGSRNFIVVFSRNYASSTWCLRELAWICKNIETSTRRILPIFYVVDPLKVQKQSGCYEKAFMDHEERFRGAKEREQVWRWRKALKQVSHLPCLHIQNDMKRT, translated from the exons ATGACGAAGTATGGTGCGTTTATGAGCTTCCGTGGTACAGAGACATGCTACGATATAGCCGCTTCTCTCTACAAAGCTCTCCTAAGAGAAGGCGTTCATACCTTCAACGATGATCAAAGTCTAAACATAGGCGAACCAATACAACCCGCGCTGTTTAATGCTATTGAAGGGTCTCGTGTTTTCTATGTGGTCATCTCCAAGGGCTATGCTTCCTCTATTGGGTGCTTGCAAGAACTAGCACGGATATGCTACTGTGTTGAAACTTCGCCCAGACGTGTTCTGCCTATTTTTTACGATGTTGATCCATCAGAGGTGCGAAAACAGATTGGATGTTTTGGGAAAGCCTTTGCGAAACATGAAGAAAGATTCAGAGGAGATAACGAGACGTTGGAGGAAGTGCAGAGATGGAGAGAAGCTCTCACACGTGTGGCTAATCGATCTGGTTGGGTTATTGGAAATGA GTCATACTGTGTACACATTCCAGAAATGGTTCGAAAG AAACACTTGTCCCTGCTTCCTTCAACTTCTGGAATTGCATTGGCTTCTAGCACCATCATGCATGCAATAAGGACATATGATGTGTTTGTGAGCTTCCGCGGTTTAGACACACGCAACAATTTCGCTGCTCTTCTTCTTCAAGCTCTCCATAGGAATGGCATTGATGCCTTCAACGATAATGTACATGTCATGAAAGGTGAATTCATTGAATCCGAGCTGTATAAGGCCATTGATGGGTCTCGCAATTTCATTGTGGTCTTCTCAAGGAACTATGCTTCCTCAACTTGGTGCTTGCGCGAACTAGCATGGATCTGCAAGAACATTGAAACATCAACAAGACGAATTCTGcccattttttatgttgttgatCCATTAAAGGTGCAAAAGCAGAGTGGATGTTATGAGAAAGCCTTTATGGATCACGAAGAAAGATTCAGAGGAGCAAAAGAGAGGGAGCAAGTATGGAGATGGAGAAAAGCTCTGAAACAAGTGTCACATCTCCCTTGTTTGCATATCCAAAATGA CATGAAGAGAACTTGA
- the LOC114417012 gene encoding uncharacterized protein LOC114417012 isoform X1, which translates to MTKYGAFMSFRGTETCYDIAASLYKALLREGVHTFNDDQSLNIGEPIQPALFNAIEGSRVFYVVISKGYASSIGCLQELARICYCVETSPRRVLPIFYDVDPSEVRKQIGCFGKAFAKHEERFRGDNETLEEVQRWREALTRVANRSGWVIGNESYCVHIPEMVRKKHLSLLPSTSGIALASSTIMHAIRTYDVFVSFRGLDTRNNFAALLLQALHRNGIDAFNDNVHVMKGEFIESELYKAIDGSRNFIVVFSRNYASSTWCLRELAWICKNIETSTRRILPIFYVVDPLKVQKQSGCYEKAFMDHEERFRGAKEREQVWRWRKALKQVSHLPCLHIQNELQHLQQVEIEEILQEIINRLNSKSSSLPDDDLVEMKSIVK; encoded by the exons ATGACGAAGTATGGTGCGTTTATGAGCTTCCGTGGTACAGAGACATGCTACGATATAGCCGCTTCTCTCTACAAAGCTCTCCTAAGAGAAGGCGTTCATACCTTCAACGATGATCAAAGTCTAAACATAGGCGAACCAATACAACCCGCGCTGTTTAATGCTATTGAAGGGTCTCGTGTTTTCTATGTGGTCATCTCCAAGGGCTATGCTTCCTCTATTGGGTGCTTGCAAGAACTAGCACGGATATGCTACTGTGTTGAAACTTCGCCCAGACGTGTTCTGCCTATTTTTTACGATGTTGATCCATCAGAGGTGCGAAAACAGATTGGATGTTTTGGGAAAGCCTTTGCGAAACATGAAGAAAGATTCAGAGGAGATAACGAGACGTTGGAGGAAGTGCAGAGATGGAGAGAAGCTCTCACACGTGTGGCTAATCGATCTGGTTGGGTTATTGGAAATGA GTCATACTGTGTACACATTCCAGAAATGGTTCGAAAG AAACACTTGTCCCTGCTTCCTTCAACTTCTGGAATTGCATTGGCTTCTAGCACCATCATGCATGCAATAAGGACATATGATGTGTTTGTGAGCTTCCGCGGTTTAGACACACGCAACAATTTCGCTGCTCTTCTTCTTCAAGCTCTCCATAGGAATGGCATTGATGCCTTCAACGATAATGTACATGTCATGAAAGGTGAATTCATTGAATCCGAGCTGTATAAGGCCATTGATGGGTCTCGCAATTTCATTGTGGTCTTCTCAAGGAACTATGCTTCCTCAACTTGGTGCTTGCGCGAACTAGCATGGATCTGCAAGAACATTGAAACATCAACAAGACGAATTCTGcccattttttatgttgttgatCCATTAAAGGTGCAAAAGCAGAGTGGATGTTATGAGAAAGCCTTTATGGATCACGAAGAAAGATTCAGAGGAGCAAAAGAGAGGGAGCAAGTATGGAGATGGAGAAAAGCTCTGAAACAAGTGTCACATCTCCCTTGTTTGCATATCCAAAATGA GCTACAACATTTACAACAGGTAGAGATCGAAGAAATTCTTCAAGAGATAATAAATAGATTGAATTCCAAATCTTCAAGTCTTCCAGATGATGATCTAGTTGAGATGAAATCTATTGTCAAATAA